A single region of the Vicia villosa cultivar HV-30 ecotype Madison, WI linkage group LG4, Vvil1.0, whole genome shotgun sequence genome encodes:
- the LOC131595773 gene encoding benzyl alcohol O-benzoyltransferase-like, with amino-acid sequence MAQPLLFTVKRRAPEFVTPSKPTPHEIKLLSDIDDQDGLRFQIPVIQFYKYDPNMAGKDPVDVIRKALAETLVFYYPFAGRLREGPGRKLMVDCNEDGVLFIEADADVSLKDFGDALQPPFPCLEELLFDVPGSSEVLNTPVMVIQVTRLNCGGFICALRLNHTMSDAAGLTQFMSALGEISRGMKQPSIPPLWQRELLDARNPPRVTCTHREYEQLPDPKGTIIPLDDMAHRSFFFGPTELAAIRALLPPHQQKRSNFETLTACLWRCRTISLQPDADEEVRIICIVDSRSKFNPPLPKGFYGNAFAFPVAVTTAGKLIKNPMGYALELVQKAKSDVTQEYMHSVADLMVLKGRPHFTVLRSFLVSDVTRAGFGDVDFGWGKAFYGGPAKGGVGAVPGVASFYIPFVNGKGEKGLVIPVCLPAQAMERFVVELDSVLNNNVNKPTQSGPGSAFITSSL; translated from the exons ATGGCACAGCCTCTCTTATTCACAGTGAAGAGACGTGCACCTGAATTTGTAACTCCCTCAAAACCAACACCTCATGAAATCAAACTTCTCTCTGACATTGATGACCAAGATGGGTTACGTTTCCAAATTCCAGTGATACAATTTTACAAGTATGATCCAAATATGGCAGGGAAAGACCCTGTTGATGTTATTCGAAAAGCACTTGCGGAAACGCTTGTGTTTTATTATCCATTTGCTGGTAGGTTGAGGGAAGGTCCTGGTAGGAAACTTATGGTGGATTGTAATGAAGATGGTGTTTTGTTCATTGAAGCTGATGCTGATGTTAGTTTGAAGGATTTTGGTGATGCTCTTCAGCCTCCTTTTCCTTGTTTGGAGGAACTTCTTTTTGATGTTCCTGGTTCTTCGGAAGTGCTTAATACTCCAGTGATGGTTATTCAG GTAACGCGTCTCAACTGCGGCGGTTTCATTTGTGCTCTACGCCTAAACCATACAATGAGCGATGCAGCAGGTTTAACCCAATTCATGAGCGCTTTAGGCGAAATATCTCGCGGAATGAAACAACCTTCAATTCCACCACTCTGGCAAAGAGAGCTTCTCGATGCAAGAAACCCACCAAGAGTAACATGTACTCATCGTGAATACGAACAATTACCTGACCCTAAAGGAACCATCATCCCCTTAGACGACATGGCTCACCGCTCCTTCTTCTTCGGCCCCACCGAACTCGCCGCAATTCGCGCCCTCCTTCCGCCTCACCAACAAAAACGCTCCAATTTCGAAACCCTAACCGCATGCCTATGGCGTTGTCGCACAATCTCGTTACAGCCAGATGCAGACGAAGAAGTTCGTATAATCTGCATCGTTGATTCACGGAGCAAATTTAATCCACCTTTACCAAAAGGTTTCTACGGTAACGCTTTTGCATTTCCCGTCGCTGTTACAACGGCGGGAAAGCTAATAAAAAATCCAATGGGATACGCATTGGAGTTAGTTCAAAAAGCAAAAAGTGACGTCACTCAAGAGTATATGCATTCGGTTGCAGATTTAATGGTTCTCAAGGGACGACCTCATTTTACTGTGCTGAGGTCGTTTCTTGTGTCTGACGTGACACGTGCTGGGTTTGGAGATGTTGATTTTGGTTGGGGAAAAGCTTTTTATGGTGGACCAGCTAAAGGAGGAGTTGGTGCTGTTCCTGGTGTTGCTAGCTTTTATATACCTTTTGTAAATGGTAAAGGAGAGAAAGGTTTGGTTATTCCGGTTTGTTTGCCAGCTCAAGCTATGGAGAGGTTTGTTGTAGAGTTGGATAGTGTGCTTAACAACAATGTTAACAAACCTACTCAGAGTGGTCCAGGATCTGCTTTCATTACTTCTTCTTTGTAG